A genomic region of Ignavibacteria bacterium contains the following coding sequences:
- a CDS encoding serine hydrolase domain-containing protein → MLKFNTNNFIIRKYFILLFSFIIIFSFIGKTQAQSEISPQGKIQGLIDSLANYYRVSKNIPNGGFYLYIMAPNGNFMFSGGVNPAATQYSNLRVASITKTFTAAAIMKLHDEGKLNINDEITDNFPNTNTPYVPEDENYNIPFKNEITIKMLLEHRAGVFDVTNDAIPDTIKQPYAGKRYLEYVREMPNNDTHTFTFDELVGVVAKTQLYYFTPQQDSFHYSNTGYNILGKIIERASGETYSDYISNHFFKPLVFSSESVWKGDDMNMPDPHIEGYVFVGNQSINATVDNMSGNVSEGNIIANPYNLATWMKLLITGQAGVSQGSVNKMMMMKAADERHGVYGLGLTYTDGLGYGHDGAHAGYLNTLRYNPDTGVCVFIASNFWDLSDNMNSMMKQGGSMTRLALDAIDILNN, encoded by the coding sequence ATGCTAAAATTCAACACTAATAATTTTATAATAAGAAAATACTTTATATTACTGTTCAGCTTTATTATTATTTTTTCATTTATCGGCAAAACACAAGCTCAATCAGAAATTTCTCCTCAGGGAAAAATACAAGGACTGATTGACAGTCTGGCAAATTATTACAGAGTTTCAAAAAATATTCCCAACGGCGGATTTTATTTATATATAATGGCTCCGAATGGTAATTTTATGTTTTCAGGCGGTGTTAACCCTGCCGCAACACAATATTCAAATTTGAGAGTTGCAAGCATAACAAAAACTTTTACTGCAGCCGCAATTATGAAACTTCATGACGAGGGAAAATTGAATATTAATGATGAGATTACGGATAATTTTCCGAACACAAATACTCCTTATGTTCCTGAAGATGAGAATTATAATATCCCTTTCAAAAATGAAATCACAATTAAAATGCTTCTCGAGCACCGAGCAGGCGTTTTCGATGTGACAAATGATGCGATACCCGATACAATCAAACAACCCTATGCAGGAAAAAGGTATCTTGAATATGTCAGAGAGATGCCGAATAATGATACGCATACATTTACATTTGATGAGTTAGTAGGCGTTGTGGCTAAAACCCAGCTTTATTATTTTACACCTCAACAGGATTCGTTTCATTACTCAAACACGGGTTATAACATTCTCGGCAAAATAATTGAGCGCGCATCGGGAGAAACATATTCGGATTATATCAGTAATCATTTTTTTAAACCCCTTGTGTTTTCATCTGAGTCAGTTTGGAAAGGTGATGACATGAATATGCCCGACCCTCATATCGAAGGATATGTATTTGTTGGAAATCAAAGCATCAATGCAACTGTGGATAACATGTCAGGAAATGTATCTGAAGGGAATATTATTGCTAACCCTTACAATCTTGCAACCTGGATGAAGCTTTTAATAACAGGGCAAGCCGGAGTTTCTCAAGGCAGCGTTAATAAGATGATGATGATGAAAGCTGCAGATGAAAGACACGGAGTTTACGGATTGGGTCTGACTTATACGGATGGTTTGGGTTATGGTCATGATGGTGCGCATGCCGGTTATTTGAATACGTTAAGATATAATCCCGATACGGGTGTATGTGTTTTTATAGCATCAAATTTCTGGGATTTAAGTGATAATATGAACAGCATGATGAAACAGGGCGGCTCAATGACACGTCTTGCTCTGGATGCAATAGATATTTTGAATAATTAA
- a CDS encoding group 1 truncated hemoglobin codes for MKKLFIGILFLVACSSAFSQTTMTESSSETQMMTTGSKTEESLYKRVGGYDAICAVVDDFIVRLATDKELGKFFGGQSTDSQMKLRQKVVDFLCNATGGPCYYTGRSMKESHKGLGITEKDWDASVVHLVASFDKFSVPEKEKGELLTAVSPLKAEIVEMK; via the coding sequence ATGAAGAAATTATTTATAGGAATTTTGTTTCTTGTTGCGTGCAGTTCTGCATTTTCACAAACCACAATGACCGAAAGTTCATCAGAAACTCAAATGATGACTACAGGTTCCAAAACCGAGGAATCTTTGTATAAAAGGGTAGGTGGTTATGATGCAATTTGTGCCGTTGTTGATGATTTCATAGTTCGTCTTGCTACGGATAAAGAACTTGGAAAATTTTTCGGCGGACAAAGTACTGATTCACAAATGAAGCTGAGACAAAAAGTAGTTGATTTTCTTTGCAATGCAACCGGAGGTCCATGTTATTATACAGGAAGGAGTATGAAAGAGTCTCATAAAGGACTGGGTATAACAGAAAAGGATTGGGATGCATCAGTTGTTCATCTTGTTGCATCATTTGATAAATTCAGTGTTCCTGAAAAAGAGAAAGGTGAGTTGCTTACTGCGGTATCACCGCTGAAAGCTGAAATTGTTGAAATGAAATAA
- a CDS encoding T9SS type A sorting domain-containing protein codes for MKQLLTFLLAILFTVPAVANDRKAWQVSDIRDDGQQMNSSVIVYGNGLLRETYPGAIPGADNFWDYQTNGASLNSIYAFGDTIIVAYPAVDSIDPRGATTRVMYYLVSYDGGTTWTLPLNATTLPNRSGYPDIATYIQNGGRNISLLGRRYNGGNSRGGAFAEAFLGLGSFSTSFAPWDGRDYFGYYQSGDLVSGVYSKPSGTGAATDPDTLKYARYNFATNTFENPTQIAVHGDGTIELNVRYRFVASHDGQTQFVMYWCPTPNAPTDSLDKMTAKVSTNSGTSWGAPITLQQSLTTNSIMGGDTAGPWFGMDAAFKPNTQEYAAVWSTLAPALPTGGGLNTARNGGCKIMYWNPTVNGGVPTIVAGKNNMPQIADTALFFNRQALQVGVTPVSHPSIAYSQDGNMIVVAFSAFQPGDSLDGFTMNDIYTSYSTNNGATWSTPENRTQTPDWDELYPILSPTGNSSNKFHMKFQSTRGPGSQSFTDVVPTYRVYTVYRTFNPTTGIEINPIGTVVPSKFDLKQNYPNPFNPTTNIRFDLSKNANVTLKVYNVLGKEVATLLNNDFVTAGIKEITFDATNLSSGVYFYTLTAGSFTSTKKMMLMK; via the coding sequence ATGAAACAATTGCTTACATTTTTATTAGCAATCTTATTTACTGTTCCTGCGGTAGCTAATGACAGAAAAGCATGGCAGGTGAGTGATATAAGAGACGATGGTCAACAGATGAATTCTTCAGTTATTGTTTACGGTAATGGTCTTTTACGTGAGACTTATCCGGGAGCAATACCTGGCGCAGATAATTTCTGGGACTATCAAACAAACGGTGCAAGCCTGAATTCAATCTATGCATTTGGGGATACCATTATAGTTGCATATCCGGCAGTGGATTCTATTGACCCCAGAGGTGCCACAACCCGTGTTATGTATTATTTAGTAAGCTATGATGGCGGAACTACCTGGACACTACCGCTTAATGCTACAACACTTCCAAACAGAAGCGGTTATCCTGATATTGCCACTTACATACAAAACGGCGGTAGAAATATCTCTTTATTAGGAAGAAGATATAATGGTGGAAATTCAAGAGGTGGTGCATTTGCCGAAGCATTTCTCGGATTAGGTTCTTTCTCTACGTCGTTTGCGCCATGGGATGGTAGAGATTATTTCGGATATTATCAAAGCGGGGATTTAGTTTCGGGTGTTTATTCAAAACCATCAGGAACAGGCGCTGCGACTGACCCCGATACTTTAAAATATGCAAGATATAATTTTGCAACAAATACTTTTGAAAATCCGACACAAATTGCAGTTCATGGTGACGGAACAATTGAATTGAACGTTCGATACAGATTTGTTGCAAGTCATGACGGGCAAACACAGTTTGTAATGTACTGGTGTCCGACACCAAACGCGCCTACTGATAGTTTGGACAAAATGACCGCTAAAGTTTCAACCAACAGTGGAACATCATGGGGTGCACCAATTACATTGCAGCAGTCATTGACTACAAACAGCATTATGGGCGGCGACACAGCAGGACCTTGGTTTGGAATGGATGCTGCGTTTAAACCGAATACTCAGGAGTATGCAGCTGTATGGAGCACGTTAGCTCCGGCACTTCCAACCGGCGGCGGCTTAAATACAGCACGCAACGGCGGATGTAAAATTATGTATTGGAATCCGACAGTAAACGGCGGAGTTCCTACAATTGTTGCAGGCAAAAACAATATGCCTCAGATTGCCGACACAGCTTTATTCTTTAACAGGCAGGCATTGCAGGTTGGTGTTACACCAGTATCTCATCCATCCATTGCATATTCGCAGGACGGAAATATGATTGTTGTTGCATTCTCTGCATTCCAGCCGGGTGATTCACTCGATGGATTTACAATGAATGATATTTATACATCATATTCAACAAATAACGGAGCAACATGGTCAACACCGGAAAACAGAACACAAACTCCTGACTGGGATGAGTTGTATCCTATTTTATCACCGACAGGAAATTCTTCCAATAAGTTCCATATGAAATTCCAATCAACAAGAGGTCCCGGAAGCCAAAGCTTTACGGACGTTGTTCCGACTTATAGAGTCTATACTGTTTATAGAACATTCAACCCGACAACAGGCATAGAAATAAATCCTATAGGAACAGTTGTTCCATCAAAGTTTGACCTTAAACAAAACTATCCGAATCCGTTTAACCCGACAACAAACATCAGATTTGATTTATCAAAGAATGCTAATGTAACATTGAAGGTTTATAACGTTCTCGGAAAGGAAGTTGCAACATTATTAAATAATGATTTTGTAACTGCGGGAATTAAAGAAATAACTTTTGATGCGACAAATCTTTCAAGCGGTGTTTATTTCTATACATTAACTGCAGGAAGCTTTACAAGCACAAAGAAAATGATGTTGATGAAGTAA
- a CDS encoding bifunctional methionine sulfoxide reductase B/A protein → MNTKDVISDSTKYNKLTPEEERVILHKGTEMPFTGEYTDNKSAGTYICKRCNAPLYESKDKFDSHCGWPSFDDEIQGAVKRVPDKDGMRTEIICNNCGAHLGHFFIGEGFTDKNTRHCVNSISMKFVPASETSSDTKNSAATQDGYQTAIFASGCFWGTEYYMQRAKGVISTEVGYIGGWKENPTYKEVCSGNTGHAEAVKITYDPKLISYEDLAKLFFETHDPTQVNRQGPDIGEQYRTEVFYNDDTQKETAEKLIKQLQDKGYNVATKVTKAGTFWSAEKYHQDYYNNTGGTPYCHVYKKKFD, encoded by the coding sequence ATGAACACAAAAGACGTAATATCAGATTCAACCAAATATAATAAATTAACGCCTGAAGAAGAAAGAGTGATTTTACACAAAGGCACGGAAATGCCCTTCACCGGCGAATACACAGATAACAAATCTGCAGGAACATATATTTGCAAAAGATGTAACGCTCCTTTGTATGAATCAAAAGATAAATTCGATTCTCACTGCGGATGGCCAAGCTTTGATGATGAGATTCAGGGAGCTGTAAAAAGAGTTCCGGACAAAGACGGAATGAGAACGGAAATAATCTGCAACAACTGCGGAGCGCACCTCGGACACTTTTTTATTGGAGAAGGTTTTACGGATAAAAACACAAGACATTGCGTTAATTCTATTTCAATGAAGTTTGTTCCGGCATCGGAAACGTCATCAGATACAAAAAACAGTGCCGCTACACAAGACGGATACCAAACTGCAATCTTTGCATCGGGATGTTTCTGGGGAACTGAATATTATATGCAAAGAGCAAAAGGTGTTATTTCGACTGAAGTCGGATATATCGGCGGATGGAAGGAAAATCCGACCTATAAAGAAGTATGCTCAGGAAATACAGGTCATGCGGAAGCAGTTAAGATTACTTACGACCCTAAGCTTATTAGTTATGAAGACCTTGCAAAATTATTTTTTGAAACACATGACCCGACTCAGGTGAACAGACAGGGACCCGATATCGGCGAGCAATACAGAACCGAAGTATTTTATAATGATGATACACAAAAGGAAACTGCTGAAAAACTTATAAAACAGTTACAGGATAAGGGCTACAACGTTGCCACAAAAGTAACCAAAGCCGGCACATTCTGGTCTGCTGAAAAATATCATCAAGATTACTATAACAACACAGGCGGCACACCATACTGCCACGTCTATAAAAAGAAATTCGATTAA
- a CDS encoding YCF48-related protein, which produces MRKYSLTFLFFFSVSLMAASAWAQLGTQYKWLHPFPQGNELRWIKMWNANNWYAIGFGGTFMKSTNGGTTWEVKTLVNGITETGTNNTCYDAYFFNQNTGYVCGGSGLVIKTTNGGNTWDSVTAVSSAVTWYDIDFINPNTGFVSGTTSGRAAVTTDGGATWLQMGTIPTGTYYSIYAKDVNNVIVTTTTGNIRKTTNGGANWTQISTGTSATLYCVEFLDNNTGYVCGSSSAIRYTTNFGDNWTSTNTGVASSTFYDIDFVNTALPPATLNEGFESVTFPPTGWTRESLLGTVQWVRSTTSPFAGTADAWSNFQGTGGIDWLITNSNTVYSGDSLSFWVRRSYTGASFDWDSLQVYAGISTDTTAMTSLLRIGVNDVDTSGSTYPPRLGAYQRFAISLNSFAGQNVYVGFRHSNFDGTGIRLDEVKLGENRAGSSANVYIIGNSSNVYKSTVGQDAFDTLQVLNNSQPWTTTFYSGDVSPSGDTITVSGGYGLINTRYSASNRVAKTNWIKAGIFYDIWAESTTGRVIAVGSPGIAGSVYDQVMYSTNGGQNWAIGNYSASDDQDLNSISMINATTGFVAGDEGVVSKTTNGGAAWTPTAVNPTTTELNKIIFFDANTGYVFGASGQGYKTINGGGAWNTLTTEMGTSVINGANFVNASTGWIVGASGKVYKTTNGGDNFVAQTSNYSGTLYSIYMINANTGWISAAGGHVRRTTDGGANWDSVNVPFNTIGYSVFFRDAYNGMVTGSSGRIFRTRDGGDTWEFDNTSGTTLYQVYMTATNRAFVCATNAAVWQYQETLTGIEGNFSNNIPDKYFLNQNYPNPFNPATTIRFGLPREGVVSLRIYDIAGREVANIFNNEKMNAGIIEYNFDASNLASGVYFYSLQVKNDFVATKKMVLVK; this is translated from the coding sequence ATGAGAAAGTATTCTCTTACTTTTTTATTCTTTTTTTCAGTTTCCCTGATGGCGGCTTCGGCTTGGGCGCAATTAGGGACGCAGTATAAATGGCTTCATCCGTTTCCGCAAGGGAATGAATTGAGGTGGATTAAGATGTGGAACGCTAACAATTGGTATGCCATCGGCTTTGGCGGAACCTTCATGAAATCTACAAATGGAGGCACCACCTGGGAGGTAAAAACACTTGTTAACGGTATAACAGAAACAGGCACAAACAACACATGTTATGATGCCTATTTTTTTAATCAAAACACAGGATATGTCTGCGGAGGTTCGGGGTTAGTAATCAAAACAACAAACGGGGGTAATACATGGGATTCCGTTACGGCGGTAAGTTCAGCGGTTACATGGTACGACATAGATTTTATTAATCCTAATACAGGATTTGTATCAGGAACGACCTCCGGCAGAGCAGCTGTAACAACAGACGGAGGTGCAACATGGTTGCAAATGGGAACAATACCTACAGGTACTTATTACAGCATTTATGCAAAAGATGTTAACAACGTTATTGTTACCACAACGACAGGCAATATAAGAAAGACAACAAACGGGGGAGCAAACTGGACACAAATCAGCACAGGCACAAGCGCTACTCTTTATTGTGTTGAGTTTTTAGATAACAATACGGGATATGTTTGCGGAAGCAGTTCGGCAATAAGATATACAACTAATTTCGGGGATAACTGGACAAGCACAAACACAGGAGTTGCAAGCTCAACGTTTTATGATATTGATTTTGTGAATACTGCTCTTCCTCCGGCAACATTGAATGAAGGCTTTGAATCTGTGACCTTTCCTCCAACCGGCTGGACAAGAGAAAGTTTGCTCGGAACAGTCCAGTGGGTGCGTTCAACAACTTCACCTTTTGCCGGAACAGCAGATGCATGGAGTAATTTTCAAGGGACAGGAGGAATTGACTGGTTAATAACCAATTCTAACACTGTATATTCAGGTGATTCTCTTTCATTCTGGGTGAGAAGAAGCTATACCGGCGCATCGTTTGACTGGGATTCACTTCAGGTTTATGCAGGAATATCAACCGATACAACGGCAATGACATCTCTTCTAAGAATTGGTGTTAATGATGTTGATACATCAGGAAGTACATACCCCCCAAGACTTGGTGCCTATCAGAGATTCGCAATCAGCTTAAATTCATTTGCAGGACAAAATGTCTATGTTGGTTTTAGACATTCAAACTTTGACGGAACAGGTATCCGTTTAGATGAAGTTAAACTTGGTGAAAATCGTGCGGGTTCTTCTGCAAATGTTTATATCATCGGAAATAGTTCCAATGTATATAAATCTACTGTAGGACAAGATGCATTTGATACTTTACAGGTTTTGAATAACTCGCAACCGTGGACAACGACATTTTATTCCGGTGATGTAAGCCCTTCAGGGGATACAATAACTGTTTCGGGTGGTTACGGACTTATTAACACGCGTTATAGTGCATCCAATAGAGTAGCAAAGACTAATTGGATTAAAGCCGGAATTTTTTATGATATATGGGCTGAAAGCACCACGGGAAGAGTAATAGCGGTCGGCTCTCCTGGCATCGCTGGAAGTGTTTATGATCAGGTAATGTATTCTACTAACGGGGGACAAAACTGGGCAATCGGAAATTATTCCGCAAGCGATGACCAGGATTTAAACAGCATAAGTATGATAAATGCTACAACGGGATTTGTAGCGGGAGATGAAGGGGTTGTTTCAAAAACAACAAATGGCGGAGCTGCGTGGACGCCGACTGCAGTTAACCCTACCACAACCGAACTGAATAAAATAATATTCTTCGATGCAAATACAGGATATGTATTCGGTGCTTCAGGACAAGGTTATAAAACTATTAACGGCGGCGGCGCATGGAATACGCTTACAACTGAAATGGGAACAAGCGTAATTAATGGCGCTAATTTTGTTAATGCAAGTACGGGCTGGATAGTAGGTGCAAGCGGTAAAGTTTACAAAACTACAAACGGAGGAGATAACTTCGTTGCTCAAACGTCAAATTACAGCGGAACGCTTTACAGTATTTACATGATTAATGCAAACACCGGTTGGATTTCAGCAGCCGGCGGTCACGTTAGAAGAACAACTGACGGCGGAGCAAATTGGGATTCAGTAAACGTTCCTTTTAACACTATAGGTTACTCGGTCTTTTTCAGAGATGCATACAACGGAATGGTAACCGGCTCAAGCGGAAGAATATTCAGAACACGTGACGGTGGAGATACATGGGAGTTTGATAACACATCAGGAACAACTCTTTATCAGGTATATATGACAGCAACAAACAGAGCTTTTGTATGCGCAACTAATGCAGCAGTATGGCAATATCAGGAAACTTTAACTGGCATTGAAGGGAACTTCAGCAATAATATTCCTGATAAGTATTTCCTTAACCAGAATTATCCAAATCCATTTAATCCGGCTACTACAATTAGGTTTGGCTTACCCAGAGAAGGAGTAGTTTCTTTAAGAATTTATGACATAGCAGGCAGAGAAGTTGCAAATATATTTAACAATGAAAAGATGAACGCAGGTATTATAGAGTATAACTTTGATGCAAGTAATCTGGCGTCGGGAGTATATTTTTATTCTCTGCAGGTAAAAAATGATTTTGTTGCTACCAAGAAAATGGTTCTTGTGAAATAA
- a CDS encoding glycosyl hydrolase, whose product MKRLILSLFLLSLVLCTTEINAQWTYGQNPFSTSVPYLYKQGSAVQNKVPTTFMMDSMPGPIPTNKWFQNLIIKEGTFPSFNYNPSRMDVGAERIYPFPYVIRFAYTTPPATNPKLLGWGYTTTNFQFTQYSWTPSDTTNQITWLPDAFYFFGTMDSASVGLPFVSKFDDLSVTVKWRGAGSNFMQAPIVRGMPYFTMQYNNLRPLISTPGSAMISVNGQTIPSTPPVTISNATKFVIEFAGQGAGNNLILVLYATSPVTMNFSPNSASSPNPFSGYLRMAYITTKNLDPTASDSTSRIQLLDKYANYVPLGGSVWAQVAGDTTAFNMRFNFTTNSSSDSLLMMAIPHQQDILSNQMTQTMNYQTLRGTMKEVYGKTWNMYENLIPNYSWSWTSNLSNVPNTTEKWYDSLYSVVKADFDTTIGAKYQIPNGTNQPTTSPYGFGKNVTRMARVIVIADELVDRYNAVDPTNFRKDTLSNLASLARDTLFKFISTYISGNNLLWNPPPPSWSGGQNNKLIWDHTYDGIISYLGWLGEDNPDPNVYNFDFGNARYNDHAFHYGYIIYAAAVVAKKKPELFTANGNQYANRIIDLCRDIGNPSATDPYFTEHRHKDWYDGNSMMNGLQAAGAGRDQESVSEAANAYYGMYMLGLALGNENLKNTGKLMLAAEMRAFKKYYRALQQTNPNYGAYTQHHIVVGNLWHGLVINNTYGKVPRFIYGVHMLPKNPFINVMWDGTFANEVWNKVYTNNVPSTLFQDLTLFTAPFSVVNTGTVSVMTYNMPVQAIANPIGAYNYFQQYRGFAGYYDDGTCKSDVFYYILVRRYNPGMGIQNISSNIPERYGLSQNYPNPFNPSTNLEFKISHPGFVKLRVFDATGREVADLVNQNMQPGEYKIDFNAVNFASGVYYYQLSVNDFVETKKMLLLK is encoded by the coding sequence ATGAAAAGACTCATCTTAAGTTTATTCCTTCTTTCATTAGTTTTATGCACGACGGAAATCAATGCTCAATGGACATACGGGCAGAATCCTTTTTCGACAAGTGTTCCATATTTATATAAGCAGGGAAGTGCAGTTCAAAACAAAGTCCCTACAACTTTTATGATGGATTCAATGCCGGGTCCAATTCCAACAAATAAATGGTTCCAGAATTTAATTATTAAAGAAGGAACGTTCCCAAGCTTTAATTATAATCCGTCAAGAATGGATGTTGGGGCGGAAAGAATATATCCGTTTCCTTATGTAATAAGATTTGCATATACAACTCCTCCGGCTACAAATCCAAAGCTTTTAGGATGGGGATATACAACTACAAACTTTCAGTTTACTCAATACAGCTGGACTCCTTCCGATACAACAAATCAGATAACGTGGCTTCCCGATGCATTTTATTTTTTCGGAACAATGGATAGTGCAAGTGTAGGGCTCCCGTTTGTTTCAAAGTTCGACGATTTATCTGTAACGGTCAAATGGCGGGGAGCGGGTTCAAACTTTATGCAGGCACCGATAGTAAGAGGAATGCCTTATTTTACAATGCAGTATAATAATCTTCGTCCACTTATTTCAACACCCGGAAGTGCGATGATAAGTGTGAACGGACAAACAATTCCATCAACTCCTCCGGTTACAATCAGTAATGCAACTAAATTTGTAATTGAATTTGCAGGTCAAGGCGCAGGAAATAATCTCATTCTTGTTTTATACGCAACTTCACCCGTAACGATGAATTTTAGTCCCAACTCTGCAAGCTCGCCGAATCCGTTTTCAGGTTATTTAAGAATGGCTTATATAACGACAAAAAATTTAGACCCGACTGCATCTGATTCTACTTCCCGCATTCAATTACTTGACAAATATGCGAACTATGTTCCGCTTGGCGGAAGCGTTTGGGCTCAGGTTGCAGGAGATACAACTGCTTTCAACATGCGATTTAATTTTACAACTAACAGCTCAAGCGACTCTCTTTTGATGATGGCAATTCCGCACCAGCAGGATATTTTATCGAACCAGATGACTCAGACAATGAACTATCAGACATTGCGCGGAACGATGAAAGAAGTTTACGGCAAAACCTGGAATATGTATGAGAATTTAATTCCAAATTATTCATGGAGCTGGACAAGTAATTTGTCAAACGTTCCTAATACAACCGAGAAATGGTACGATTCATTATACTCAGTAGTGAAAGCAGACTTTGATACTACGATAGGGGCAAAATATCAGATACCAAACGGAACAAACCAGCCGACGACAAGTCCGTATGGTTTCGGCAAAAATGTTACGCGGATGGCAAGAGTAATTGTAATAGCTGATGAGCTTGTGGATAGATATAATGCAGTTGATCCGACTAATTTCAGAAAAGATACTCTTTCAAATCTTGCATCGCTTGCCAGAGATACATTATTCAAATTTATTTCTACTTATATAAGCGGAAATAATTTGTTATGGAATCCTCCTCCTCCAAGCTGGTCAGGGGGACAAAACAACAAACTTATCTGGGACCATACTTATGACGGAATAATTTCATATCTCGGATGGCTTGGTGAAGATAATCCCGACCCTAATGTATATAATTTTGATTTTGGAAATGCAAGATATAACGACCACGCATTTCATTATGGTTATATCATTTATGCGGCGGCAGTTGTTGCAAAGAAAAAACCTGAGCTGTTTACTGCAAACGGCAACCAGTATGCAAACAGGATTATAGATTTATGCCGTGACATAGGCAACCCGTCTGCAACTGACCCGTATTTCACGGAGCATCGTCATAAAGACTGGTATGACGGCAATAGCATGATGAACGGTTTGCAGGCAGCAGGCGCAGGAAGAGACCAGGAAAGCGTCAGCGAAGCTGCAAATGCATATTATGGAATGTATATGCTGGGACTTGCGCTTGGAAATGAAAATCTGAAAAACACTGGCAAACTTATGCTTGCGGCTGAAATGAGAGCGTTTAAAAAATATTACAGAGCGCTTCAGCAAACAAATCCAAATTATGGTGCATACACACAGCACCATATAGTTGTCGGGAATTTATGGCATGGGCTTGTAATAAATAATACGTATGGAAAGGTGCCTCGATTTATATACGGCGTTCATATGCTTCCTAAGAATCCGTTTATAAATGTTATGTGGGACGGAACGTTTGCAAATGAAGTATGGAATAAAGTTTACACAAATAATGTTCCATCTACATTGTTTCAGGATTTAACTCTCTTTACCGCTCCGTTCAGCGTTGTAAATACGGGAACTGTTTCCGTGATGACATATAACATGCCCGTTCAGGCAATTGCAAATCCTATTGGCGCATATAATTACTTCCAGCAGTACCGCGGTTTTGCGGGATATTACGATGACGGTACCTGTAAGTCAGATGTTTTTTATTACATTCTCGTAAGAAGATATAATCCGGGAATGGGAATTCAAAATATTTCAAGTAATATCCCTGAACGATATGGTTTATCGCAAAACTACCCAAACCCATTTAACCCTTCAACAAATCTTGAATTTAAAATATCTCATCCCGGATTTGTAAAGCTAAGAGTGTTTGATGCGACCGGAAGAGAAGTCGCAGATTTAGTCAATCAAAATATGCAGCCCGGTGAATATAAAATTGATTTTAATGCTGTGAACTTTGCAAGTGGCGTTTACTACTATCAGCTTAGTGTTAATGACTTTGTAGAAACTAAAAAAATGTTGTTGCTAAAATAA
- a CDS encoding fatty acid desaturase produces MFKLRFSADKKTLIYIFITTALFILQWAVIGFNVFTYIIYLFLSVAVAVIIHNHNHLPIWKNKLMNTLTDWWLTVFYGFPIFAWIPTHNKNHHRLNNREGDYTITYRFSEKNNLVTLLTYPSISGFYQQKAIKLYLREQYQKDRTRFWLCISQYAILAIWLAAAFILDWKKALLYVFIPQQVSLFSVLIFNYVQHVHANEESEYNHSRNFTGLLNFFLFNNGYHTIHHDKAGLHWSVVPQEHKKIAHLIDPSLQERSFWWYIFRSYFLGLFIKKYRTNSMRLERLESTSIQHSSIDVQPG; encoded by the coding sequence ATGTTCAAATTAAGATTTTCAGCAGATAAGAAAACACTTATCTATATTTTTATCACCACAGCTTTATTCATACTCCAATGGGCTGTTATTGGATTCAATGTCTTCACATACATCATTTATTTATTCTTATCTGTTGCTGTAGCAGTTATAATCCATAATCATAACCATCTTCCGATCTGGAAAAATAAATTAATGAATACTTTAACGGATTGGTGGCTGACTGTATTTTACGGATTCCCCATATTCGCGTGGATTCCGACACACAACAAAAATCATCACAGATTAAATAATCGTGAAGGTGATTATACAATTACATATAGATTCAGCGAAAAAAACAACCTTGTAACCTTATTGACTTACCCCTCTATCAGCGGGTTTTATCAACAGAAAGCAATTAAGCTTTACCTTAGAGAACAATATCAAAAGGATAGAACAAGATTTTGGCTGTGCATATCTCAATATGCAATACTTGCAATATGGCTCGCTGCTGCATTTATTCTTGATTGGAAAAAAGCTCTGCTTTATGTTTTCATTCCTCAGCAGGTATCGCTTTTCAGTGTTCTGATTTTTAATTATGTTCAGCACGTTCATGCAAATGAAGAGTCTGAATATAACCATTCACGAAATTTTACAGGTTTACTTAATTTCTTTCTTTTTAATAATGGCTATCACACGATACATCATGATAAAGCAGGTCTTCATTGGAGTGTGGTTCCTCAAGAGCATAAAAAAATCGCTCACCTTATTGACCCTTCTTTACAAGAAAGAAGTTTTTGGTGGTATATTTTCAGGTCTTATTTTTTAGGATTATTCATCAAAAAATATAGAACAAATTCAATGAGGTTGGAAAGATTGGAGAGTACTTCTATTCAGCATTCTTCAATAGACGTTCAACCGGGATAA